GATGGTTTACTTACAAAATTCCCCTATAATCATATGCAAACTATGACCGTTTCTGGTGCCAAGGGTAGCAACGTAAACGTCTCACAGATTTCTTGTCTTTTGGGTCAACAGGAATTAGAAGGACGTCGTGTTCCTCTTATGGTGAGCGGAAAGTCACTTCCTTCCTTTGTTCCATATGAAACTTCTGCTAAGTCTGGTGGTTTTATTGCCAGCAGATTTTTAACTGGTATCGCCCCTCAGGAGTATTATTTTCACTGTATGGCTGGCCGTGAAGGCTTGATTGATACCGCTGTTAAAACCAGTCGGTCTGGTTATCTTCAGCGTTGTCTGATGAAGCATCTGGAAGGTTTATGTGTACAATATGATCATACTGTTCGCGATTCCGATGGATCTATCGTCCAATTCCATTACGGAGAAGATTCTTTAGATGTCACAAAACAGAAGCACTTGACACAATTTGAGTTTTCAGccaaaaattataaatccTTAATTCAGAAATACAAGGTCAAATCTGTCTTATCGGCGGTTGATTCCGAAACTGCATCCTCTTACGCGAAGAAAGCGTTGAAAAAGCCGTACAAATATGATCCAGTATTGGACAAGTATCCCCCTAGTCGATATTTGGGAAGCGTAAGCGAGAAGTTTCAACGTGCTGTTGATGAATATACCCAGAAAAATCCGGACAAGTTGATTGCTTCGAAGAAAGAGAGCAAGCTTGATGATTCTCTTCTTAATGAATCAAAGTTCAAGGCATTGATGCAGTTACGTTACCAACAGTCTCTGGTTGATCCTGGTGAAAGTGTTGGTGTATTAGCTAGTCAATCAATCGGTGAGCCATCTACTCAAATGACTTTGAACACATTCCATTTTGCTGGATTCGGTGCTAAGAATGTCACATTAGGTATTCCTCGTTTACGTGAGATTATCATGACCGCTAGTGCAAATATTCAAACTCCTACGATGACTCTTCGTTTGAATGACGGCGTTTCCGATAAAAGAGCTTCAgctttttgtaaagaagtaaataaattggTTTTATCTGAAGTTGTTCGACAAGTCCGAGTAactgaaaaaatttctgGTCAAGGCTCTGACGAACAATCTAAAACTTATGCTATTCGACTTGATTTATATTCTCGTGATGAATATCAGGATGAATATGGTGTTCTTCAGGAAGAGATTGAGTCGACCTTTAGTAATAGattcttaaaaattcttaaccgaattattaaaagctATTTGGCTAAATCTAAGCAGCGGAAGTCAGGAGGTAAAGATGATACAGTACCTGAGGTTGGTCAGGCATTAAAGCCACTTGAAGATATCGATGAAGCACCCATTGAAGGTCGTGCTCAAGAAGCTCTCGAAGATGAAGACAATGATGCTACCAATGAGAAAATGGTCTCTAGGTCGAAACAGCATGCTTCTTATGAGGGGCCTGATGAGGCAGACAAAGTCGCCCTTCGTCAGCTAAAAGGATCAAATAAAGTTGAAGACGTAAACATGgatgaagaggaagatgaGGGTTTCAAGTCCGATGAAAGTGTCTCtgattttaaagaaaggaaattgTTGGAAAAGCAGAACACAGTTTCCATTTCGGAAAGGCGGGAACTTCAGTTAAAGACAGCAAAAGAAATACTCAGCAATTGCAAACACCTCGACTTTGATTACGTTAACGGTGAGTGGGCAACTGTTGAATTGGTGTTCCCAATCAATACTGAAAAGCTATTAATGGTGTCACTTGTGGAAAAGGCATGTTCCGAAACTGTCATACACGAAATTCCGGGCATTACACGCTGTTTTTCCAAACCTCCAGACTCTGCCTTAGACACTGTTCCGAAGGTTATCACTGAAGGTGTCAATCTGAAAGCAATTTGGGAATTTTACAATGAAATCTCCATGAATGATATTTACACAAATGATATTGCAGCGATCCTTAGGATATACGGTGTTGAAGCAGCTCGTAATGCGATTGTTCATGAGGTTTCCTCCGTTTTTGGAGTGTATGGTATTGCTGTTGATCCTCGTCATCTTTCCTTAATTGCAGATTATATGACTTTCGAGGGAGGATACAAAGCCTTCAATAGAATGGGAATAGAATATAACACTTCTCCATTTGCGAAAATGTCTTTTGAGACCACTTGTCACTTTTTGACTGAGGCCGCCCTCCGTGGTGATGTTGATGACTTATCCAATCCTTCATCTCGGTTAGTCGTTGGTCGAGTCGGTAACTTTGGCACCGGTTCTTTTGACATATTCACCCCTGTAGTCGATTCTCCTGCAAACTAAAAAAGGTATATTTATTGCGGTTGGGGaataattttagaaaaatgtGTGTTttgacaaaataaaagattttggaaattaaaCCTTTATTGGCTACTTgttacaaaaatatataaaataaataaattgggTTTTGGAACTAATACTTGTCATATAAGTTTTAGATAGGTTACcacaaataaaattacgTTTAATCTACAACTCTTACATAACACAAGAGATAAACTTCTAAACGCTATAAGCGTATACTATGTTTACGAAATATTCATAAAGCTTTATATTGCTAATGTGACTATTAGATATGCAACTGGGAGAACAATTCGCCGgatataaattaaaagctttcgtaaatttaaaaaaattgcgCACGCAAATGAACAAGTAACATCGGGGGTTTGAAAGTTTATTAAGCAACCAAGGTAAAAGATATGTGTAAAATTAGGAATTCCCATAGCAGTCTTTAACTAGAACGAAGAAATATCacattaaataaagcatGGATAAAAAGTAGATAAGTgctaaaacaaatttagaATAGTGTTGAAGTTTGACGAAGAAGTGGCATTTTCCTCTTGGTAGGAGAAGGCAAGTAAGTATCATCTTGCGCGGCTGAAGAATGAATAGTAGTTGCTgaagaaatatattttctaCGCACCTCACGTTTAACAGGAGACACTTTTCGATTGCTATTAAAGTCGGAAAAgtgattttcaaaactcAACATATCCATGGGATCcaaaaaatcatcttcAAAGGTATCAAACGACTTGCTCATGGGTAGCTTGCTTGGTGTTTCTAAGCCGGCAACGGAACTAATGTTATTGGTAAAATAAGATAATGATCCTCCATCAAGTAAGCTATCACCTTTAGGACTTTCAGATAGCGTTACTTGTTTAGATGCATCTCCATTACGTAGAATTGAAGACTTCAAAGGCGTGACTGACCAAAACTCTGCATCAGATGATGTTAAAGATGATAATTGCTTTGCATCAGGTGTAGCCAGCATTTGCAAGATACGAGTTCGATGCTCCTTCAAATTTGTATTCGGACTTGCTGAGATACCACTCATATCAGAACGGATGGGtgaaagtaaagaaaacttAGTGTAGTCATCAGCCACGATGTCATCACGAAAGCAAAACAATTTAGGACACAAGGCCTTCGGGGGGGTTGGAAAATCAATAGAATTTGATCGCTTTAGCAAAAGTCCACTGGGATTTTTTATGGTAGGCGAGCTAGGTAAAGAAGGTAAACGGACTGCAGGGATCTGTAGGGTATTAGTTGTACCATCTTTTAAACCTTTCTTGCCGAGATTCGTTACAGTGTCATTAAAACCCAACACGGAATCATGAACTGAAGGGGTTTCAACATCCTTCTCCAAATGTGATACAGGTGGACCTTCTACTGGTGCATCATCTTTATTCAAACCCAATGATTTAGCTGACTTTATTCCCAAAGATTCATTCCTAAGTGATTCAGATGGAGAAGCACTGGATGCTGGTGATGACAAAGGAGGAGATGGAGAATTTGTACATGATTGTAAAGGAGAAGTTACAGATACGACAGAGGAAACACCCAAATCGGAAAACTTAGCTTCCAAATCAGAAGGTGCATCGATACCAGGGGTATCTACATAGGGTTGTTGACTATGAAGAGGATGAAAATTTGTGGCATTAACATTAGAGATCGTCGGAATGTTCGTTAAGGATGCAGTATAATAATTCTGAAGATATTGATGTCGCTGATTAAATATATGGGGAGAAGTATTAAACGTGTTAAATCCAGAGGAACCGGTAGAAGATCCATATTTTGTAGAGGAGGTAACGTCTTGAACAGGAGGCGCTGGTCTTGAATTTACTCCTGGTTTACGCAGCTTTAGTTTTAGAAATTGTTCTTCATGACCAGGACGAATGCTCCAAAAATGACCCTTCCCCGGTAAATTTCTAGGACGTTCAATTTTCATGAATGCCTTATTTAGACTTAAATTATGGCGGATGGAATTTTGCCAACCGTTATTGGACTTATtatagaaagaaaaagtattgCTGATCCAATCATATATAGCACTTAAAGTGAGACGACGATCGGGAGAACGGATTATTGACATTCCAATTAACATAGCATAGGAATAAGGAGGTTTCTTTCCATCATCTAGGGGTAAGAAAAACTCCTCCGGTTCTTGAGACTGAGAAGAAGATACAGAAGGGTTTCGATATATAATAGTATCCAAAGATTGCTCCGAAGGAGGAGGTATGGGAAGAGGAGGAACAGAATAAGTCAATCTAGTATAAGAAGGTATATATGGTCGAGTGGCTTTTGAAGAaggtttttgaaaagatgcaatgttattttcttttccgCCTGCAACTACGCCCTTCAACTTTGAAGCAACCTTGGGATAAGGTGGTAAAGATTGCAAAGGAATTTCCTGATAAGCAATTGGGAGTTCAGAGTACTTAGAAGCATTGTTAAGGTTTTTTTCATGAGTAAAATAATAAGGGTTAGTAGAATTAAAATTCATGAGGAAGATGTTCAGACaaattgaataataaaacaaaaattaaagcaCCGTTAGATAATGGCAATGccaataataataatgattaaaagagaaaaccAATTAAGGGAAAATAATAGTAATAGTGAATACTACTATACTCCGGACTTACACAAACATAGATTGTCAGTATGCGGaccaaaaagaatgaagtattttgcaaaattcaaagatttgaaaagaattaataataatagtaCTCAAaggacaaaaaaaaaattgtccGACCTTGGATTCTCGCACTAGTGTTACGACAAGGCACGATTCCGAagcacaaaaaaaagaaagaaagaaagtgTGGTGCTCTAAATTCACAATCCTTTAcaaccaaaaataaagtctTAAGTCTAAGACAGAAATAATTATAGAAATAGGTATTACAGTATAGGAAGCAAAAGATACAAACTCAATACTGGATGCTGTCAGAAACGAGAGAAATGCACAACGAGATACTAATATtgcataaaaatattaagaTTTGTAATAGTGATACACAATCGTGTCAAATATCCTTTCGTATCAAATGCTCCGAATTGCTCCAATTTTGGACGTTTGCCAAAATATGAGTGTACGAGATGAGATAGAAATCTCCACCTCGTGAAAGCGGATCCTCTATTTTAGTGACAATATGTCATAGAGCCGAAAAATCGATTACGATGTTGGGTTGTGAGTATTTTACTAACAGTAATAAGGGTATACGTTATGATACGTTAAGCTGCCAATTATCCTCCTTCATTAAGTATGCCCTTAATTTGACACATTTCTGGTTCCATAGTATTAACCATACAGTAAAAcgttgttttattttttgaggTCCtataattagaaatttaaatgaaatgagGCACTAGTTTCAGttatgaaatatttttttagtgaATAGCTATAATATTATCTTCAtactaaaatatttaataacgTCGGATGTTCATGCAACTTAAATATTGCTATAAAGAGAGTATAAGTTGAAGTTGAGCTTAGTCTAATCATATCAGTTAGTGGTTGACAAATTTTAGGTGATTAATACATTTGGTTAAGAATCAATAGCATGcgttatattttttgtattatttCAACAATAACAATAACGATGATTGATAAATTGACTTGGCTTAGAAACTCAtttagttaataaaataataatatttcaatatttGGAAGCTAATAATATTCTTTGTCACATAACTGAATCGAGAAGTTCACGGAGCTAATCAAGaatacttctttttattaaggATTTAGACAAAGTAATCATAGTAGCAATAATTCGAGCAAAAATAGCGTAGTTCTATAgatttcaattaaaatattagacAATTGAAGGGATGGCACACGATTCCTACACATTTACATTGAAAATTGCAAGTGCCAAGCTAATTTCCCAATTTTGCAGTCTGCACACATTCAAAGTTTGATTAcaatatttctttcaatgCCGTacttctaaaattttagtTACTAGAAGAAAGTTCAAAAACCACTGTGTACAAAGTTTTAGTATGTGTCAAGGTTGCAACACGGAAAGCAAATTGAgtagaaagaaaaaggttcTGTATTTAACATAGAAGGATAGAAGAATTATGTGTCCGAATTtctaaatttgaaaataactACTATATGAACCAATGCATCAGGCGAACTGATATGTCTCGTTTAACATTAAGAGAAAGACAATATTCAAGAACACATTAGACgagcaaataaaaattttttgcgttttcttttataataacTTACTAATTATGTGGTGAAGTTTAAATATAGTGAAAACCAGGCCATGTTAATTTATGAAACC
This region of Schizosaccharomyces pombe strain 972h- genome assembly, chromosome: II genomic DNA includes:
- the sep1 gene encoding DNA-binding forkhead transcription factor Sep1 → MNFNSTNPYYFTHEKNLNNASKYSELPIAYQEIPLQSLPPYPKVASKLKGVVAGGKENNIASFQKPSSKATRPYIPSYTRLTYSVPPLPIPPPSEQSLDTIIYRNPSVSSSQSQEPEEFFLPLDDGKKPPYSYAMLIGMSIIRSPDRRLTLSAIYDWISNTFSFYNKSNNGWQNSIRHNLSLNKAFMKIERPRNLPGKGHFWSIRPGHEEQFLKLKLRKPGVNSRPAPPVQDVTSSTKYGSSTGSSGFNTFNTSPHIFNQRHQYLQNYYTASLTNIPTISNVNATNFHPLHSQQPYVDTPGIDAPSDLEAKFSDLGVSSVVSVTSPLQSCTNSPSPPLSSPASSASPSESLRNESLGIKSAKSLGLNKDDAPVEGPPVSHLEKDVETPSVHDSVLGFNDTVTNLGKKGLKDGTTNTLQIPAVRLPSLPSSPTIKNPSGLLLKRSNSIDFPTPPKALCPKLFCFRDDIVADDYTKFSLLSPIRSDMSGISASPNTNLKEHRTRILQMLATPDAKQLSSLTSSDAEFWSVTPLKSSILRNGDASKQVTLSESPKGDSLLDGGSLSYFTNNISSVAGLETPSKLPMSKSFDTFEDDFLDPMDMLSFENHFSDFNSNRKVSPVKREVRRKYISSATTIHSSAAQDDTYLPSPTKRKMPLLRQTSTLF